ACACAAAGGAAGCCGGTATCCAACTGGAAGGGTACGAGACGAAATCTGTGAGGGCTGGAAAGGTGAATTTGCATGGCAGTTTTATAAAGGAAAGAAACGGCGAATTTTTTATATACAAGATGTTTATCGCGACAAATCCTTCGGCGCACAATGTAAAAGGTGAAAGACGGCGGCGGAAGCTTTTACTTCACGAGTATGAAATTATTAAATGGAGTTCAAGAGTAAAGGAGAAAGGATATACAATTATTCCTCTCGATGTTCATACAGCGCACAATCGGATAAAGGTGAAAATTGCACTTGTGCGTTCTAAAAAGCTGTTTGGCGACAAGAGAAAAGAAGAGGAAAAAAGGATAAAAAGAGAGATAAGCAGGGTAAGGAGATTAAGATGAAAAAGATATTATCTGTCATTTTATTTATTATGATTATTTTCACATTTGTTCCAATAGCTAATGCCGCTGGATATTATTTGATAGAGGTTAGTGTCTCTTCTGTAAATATAAGAAGTGGACCGGGAACAGAAAATAACATTTTATATCGGGCAGATAGAGGAACTTTATTGGAACTTCTTTTTACTCAGAATAATACTAGAGGTGAAAAGTGGTATAGGGTGTATGATTTTAATAAAAATACTACAGGATACATTGCCTCATGGCTTACGCGCAATATAAATATTACGATACAGGGAGAGGATGCAGATTTTGACGCAGAAGTCTTTGCGGATGTGTTAAACGTGAGGGTAGGACCTGGCGTGGGATTTGCTATGGTAGATGTATTAAA
The window above is part of the Caldisericota bacterium genome. Proteins encoded here:
- a CDS encoding SsrA-binding protein, with the translated sequence TKEAGIQLEGYETKSVRAGKVNLHGSFIKERNGEFFIYKMFIATNPSAHNVKGERRRRKLLLHEYEIIKWSSRVKEKGYTIIPLDVHTAHNRIKVKIALVRSKKLFGDKRKEEEKRIKREISRVRRLR